From a single Verrucomicrobiia bacterium genomic region:
- a CDS encoding prepilin-type N-terminal cleavage/methylation domain-containing protein: MRAKCRVQSAGPGCGFTLIELLVVIAIIGILAALLLPVLNRAKGRAQGVYCMNNGHQMIRAVHLYAADYNDWLPPNPEHGTNSSWVAGTMKIPEQATNTLFLTDPRYAKLALYTGNNPGLYHCPADHSTVIIAGVSYPRVRTFSMSQAVGTKPLPPLSAVDAPWLDGKHHNKANDPWRTYGKFADMTAPGPAGLWVLLDEDEYSINDAQFAVSMAMPTAWVDVPGSYHNFACGIAFADAHSEIHKWTDPRTAVGAKIKRAGSRNQPGNKDILWLQKRTSSNVVTGEPF, from the coding sequence GTGAGGGCAAAATGCAGAGTTCAAAGCGCAGGACCGGGGTGCGGTTTCACGCTGATCGAGTTGCTGGTGGTCATTGCGATTATTGGCATCCTGGCGGCGCTGCTCCTGCCGGTGTTGAATCGCGCCAAGGGCAGAGCGCAGGGCGTCTATTGCATGAACAATGGCCACCAAATGATACGGGCCGTTCACCTGTACGCGGCGGATTACAACGACTGGTTGCCGCCCAACCCGGAGCACGGCACCAATTCGAGCTGGGTCGCGGGCACGATGAAAATTCCCGAGCAGGCAACCAACACCCTTTTTCTTACGGACCCCCGTTATGCGAAGCTGGCGCTGTACACGGGAAACAACCCGGGGCTTTACCACTGTCCGGCCGATCATAGCACGGTAATCATCGCCGGTGTGAGCTATCCCCGGGTGCGAACCTTCTCGATGAGCCAGGCGGTGGGGACCAAGCCGCTGCCGCCGCTGTCCGCCGTGGACGCTCCGTGGCTGGACGGCAAGCATCATAACAAGGCGAATGACCCGTGGCGGACGTACGGGAAGTTTGCCGACATGACGGCCCCCGGGCCGGCTGGCCTTTGGGTGTTGCTGGACGAAGACGAGTACAGCATCAACGACGCGCAGTTCGCGGTCTCGATGGCGATGCCGACGGCGTGGGTGGACGTGCCGGGCAGCTATCATAATTTCGCCTGCGGCATCGCCTTTGCTGATGCCCATTCCGAGATTCACAAGTGGACCGATCCGCGGACGGCGGTTGGTGCGAAGATCAAGCGGGCGGGCAGCCGGAACCAGCCCGGGAACAAGGACATCCTGTGGCTGCAGAAGAGGACATCGTCGAACGTGGTGACAGGAGAGCCGTTCTGA